ccagataccacaaaccactttttcaaagtactctgacaacgttaaaacatgtgaagctgacagctcccattaccgtgctatgaccaagtagggtaaaggaatagcattactacttgttgttaaggagactcctatatatgtcgacctccatccccaacggacaggcagacctgcaaaaatgctcaacccttcctcatatctgagagggcactcccaacgaagcctttcgaaatattcagctttctttccccccgataatccctctgcaaacaagctatactagagcaagaatatctcatatcatcagggttaaaagcaagagtatcccatatcatgctttttccctatcttttccttggaccttgttcttacctgcaagacaaggagaaagagagcaatcagtcagtacttggaatcaagcttccagccaggaactgactgcctggaaccccttacctgattacttacctaacattgctctcgagtactcatcttcaacatcttatgcttccagggaagataccgcatctgcctgaggaacagatagggcaagggagaaggatacaaggaagcatgtggagacaagcgtaacagcacacgtgccgatacatccattactctgtcaaagcaaaagtttcccatatcagcagggtcgaacgtactctagatttgatggacttgttttgaccctcaaattcttcagtcggccttatactctggaggaaaccagaaaaccctccagctcagttcaagaataagcctgtggaaagttacttcttcaaaagcaaaagtatctcatatcatctcttctcattttcttctctttatccttcatgctgcctgcaagatagggagactgtgaacaatcagccagagctatgattgcttaccttgtctgtcacctctttcagcagatccccaagctcggcgacttgggggactcctactacatggtttgtatcgagcttgaccaagcctgaaactacaagtaagtttcaagtgaaattgatacattaccttgtgcatctccaccagttaaagataccaccccgggatggaggaagagtacttccagagaagatgccccatctacctatgagacagataaggcacgtcaagacgataccacactccgatacttagaagtttcgtgattacgagatcattctcccacaatatttcctaatgtcttttgtactaaatcattcacttgtactcactaaaggagagcttgaacctatgtacttgtgtaaacccttcacaattaatgagaactcctctattccgtggacgtagccaatctgggtgaaccacgtacatcttgtgttcgctttcctatctctatccatttatatacttatccatactaatgaccggagcaatctagcgaagatcacaaaaagcgaccgttttcgctacctaagatctatcgtgcaagagaacggagaattagatggagatctcaaccatagaatacaagctggatggatgaagtgtaagagtgcatccggcgtgttgtgtgaccgtcataggtcactgaagctcaagggaaaattttataggacggcaataaggccagcgatgttgtatgacacagaatgttgggcggtgaagcatcaacacgtacaaaaaatgggtgtggcggagatgaggatgcttcgtgggatgtgtgggcacacgagaaaggataagattgggaatgaggatatccgaggtaaagtaggagtagccgaaattgaaggaaagatgagagaaaatcggttccggtgatttggacatgtgcaaagaaggcctactgacgctccggttcgaagatgtcactactggacagaggttcagggccgaaggggtagaggaagacctaggaaaactttggaagagactctaagaaaagacttagagtacttggatctaacggaggacatgacacaaaaccgagcgcaatggcgttctaggattcatggccgaccccacttagtgggaaaaggctttgttgttgttgtttgcatGTTTGTAggtaatattttttatatttttccttGTTAGTTGTCGACTTGCCTCtcgagggttttctggtttcctgaAATTATTAAAGTTATGGCATGCCAATTTGTGATTCTACATTCAAAGAATTAGCTTTATCTTCAAGAGCAAGCAATCCAAGATTGAGGAGAAAAAGAACATATGtgggtaatatatatatatatatatatatatatatatatatatatatatatatatatatataatgtactAATGCGGagcctcatatatatatatatctctgtcTGTTACTTAAAACAAGTGGATAAAGCTTTCATAAAATTAGATGGAGAAATATGAGTCtccgtttctctctctctctctctctctctctctcctcacgaGAGAGACACTACACACATGCAGACAACAAATATACACCTCTTTAAAGATTTGACGCTATATGGATgcattacaatttttttcttcattttactTTGCTTCTATGCaacttaattaatttatttttcaggcCATATATTGTTgccttttttttgtgtgtgattGAAActgttgttatatatatatatatatatatatatatatatatatatatatattatatataaatcaatccaaaattattaacaACATATATAGCTGATCAAACAGCAGAATAGATATCTGCAATCTTTTCCATCACCTTTACCTGAGTCTTGAGACACTTTATATAATGCGCAGCCTCATCCAACATGCTGCAAATATCCATGGCTTCCCCACCTGGTACAAACTTCCGAAGCTCGTCCGCCTCACAAATATTACCGATCTCTTCCTCATCATCAcacttcttcatcttcatcctcTTCTTACTATTGTCGGTTCTTCTGGCTGAACAATTATAAATCTGCGAACCCTTGTGGCTTCGATTAATCTTCGTAAGCAAAGTGCGACTCCAAGCTCTTCTAGTCCCAACTGCTGAGGCCATGGCAGCATCAGCAGCATTCTTAACACTCAAATATCTTCTACACATCTCCATAGGAGAAGGTATATTTGTTGATGATGATATAGATCTTTGCCTATTAATTCTCTGCAAGGCTTGAAGAAAACCTTTTGTGAACCTAGATTTAAAAGTGGTATATTTAGACCTCAAAGACAAGCGCTTCGGATTCATGGTGTGGAATTGGGTTTTGCTCTTAGAGGGATGGACCAAAAGACTAATAAAAGAtggaaaatatataaattttattcTGACAGAGGGTCCTCTTGTTCCCAAAGCCCACAACTCACAAGGACAAAAGCAGAATCAAATTCTGACACAAATGTCAATGCACGTTTTACTTTTCATCTatcattattaattttttatattaatttttttaaattcatataATTTGAAAGTAGAAAATTAAGAAGGATGtataagaagtaaaaataagtgtgtgaatagttttactttttttatttcatgATACAATTGATATTTGGAAAGGGGATTTATATTTGAAActtcaaatataaaaaataatgttCATAATAAATTGAACTACAAACTCTTTAGAAGAATCAAATTCTTTAAGATACTACAAATAATGCATTAATTATTCATGGGGGCTTCTTCTAGCTAGTAGTTGGGGATTTTGCTTTTTGGTAAACAGTAGCTTGGGGGTTTAGGCGGtgaaaagtgagttttgtggGGTTGCTATAAGGGCCAACTACCATATGAGAGCACATGGTTGCATTGCAATACCCACTTGGATTAATTGTGGGGCCTTAATTTCTCATTTCgtctctttgtttttttttttttttttttatatgaaccTTTCCTAGTAAATCGTTGTATGCATGCTTACGACAACTTtgcaatattttaaatttgtattttCTGGTCACCAGTGATCAAATGGCGAAGGCAGAGGGTGAGGATGGGGTGACGATCAAGCCATGTTCTAGTAAACAAGATCAAACTACGTCCTGTCATCAGGAAAGCTGTTAGTTTTTATGCTTTGAAGTGTTTTAAAATATTCACTCTTATACTTAAAGTCTAATATGCGATATTACCATATCTCAATATGCAATGTTATAGAGTTCAAATTCTCTATTGGTATATatgtttagtttttattttgagTTTCCATGATCTTTTGACTCTAAATCCTGAATCTAAAACATTTAACTACTTCGAACATACAAATTAAACATATCATACTAAGAGCTTGTAAGTATTTACAAAATATTCACGTACCCTAAGCATGTAAAATCGAATATGCGATATTTTTCTCTCTCAATATACTAGTATATATtgtacaaagaagaagaaaaacattttcatttttcattggGCAGGGTGGTGTGTTGAAGGATCACATGGGTCCAAAGTTTCGTTCCAAAGTTCTCCAAACCCCCAAATGCGCATGTTTATGGCTCCAATAAGGATCAattgtaggaaaaaaaattaaataagtcTTGCACGAATGTAGGAAAATTACAGCTTGAATCTTATAAGATCGTTATGTAAGTAAGAAGGTTACCTTTGCACTGTAAAAACTACTAACAGTGCATGCCACTTCAACCCCAGCATGCATCGATCTTTCTATTACATAATCTTGGAGAATGAAGAAAATATGtgttgttgtaaaatcgactgtgggtgcagtggaataaatgaaacaagacacaaaatttacgaggttcctctacagtcagtgtgactggagtacgtcctcggggcagcaattgtgctttcattataatttgaaataataagagtacaaagataactctctctattatctcctcttatcttcttctattttctctcttcctcttccttctctctcttcctcttccttccttcctctctttctttcccgtgaactctcttcctcatctcatcttcttcctttatataaacaaaataaagcactattcactttacaaattttccacaaatgaatagtgaaaatactgtgcataaatagtaacaaactattcatgtggaccatccacataatatttataaCATGTGTAGTTTTTAGTTCCCCT
This genomic interval from Malus domestica chromosome 05, GDT2T_hap1 contains the following:
- the LOC103433320 gene encoding transcription factor IBH1-like, giving the protein MNPKRLSLRSKYTTFKSRFTKGFLQALQRINRQRSISSSTNIPSPMEMCRRYLSVKNAADAAMASAVGTRRAWSRTLLTKINRSHKGSQIYNCSARRTDNSKKRMKMKKCDDEEEIGNICEADELRKFVPGGEAMDICSMLDEAAHYIKCLKTQVKVMEKIADIYSAV